In Candidatus Poribacteria bacterium, the genomic window CTGAACTCCGTGAATGGTCTCCTGACCAATTAGAATTCTATCGCCTCAAGCGAGACGTTGAGATTTACAACGCGCAGGTCATTGCTTTAGAAACGAAAATGCGAGAGGCAGAGATTTTTGCCCAAGCGCGCTCGGAGAGTATCAAGGTGATGGACAAAGCACGCGCCCCTGAAGAGCCCTTGAAACCACGGCTAAAATTGAATCTCGTTTTGGGAGCTTTTGTCGGCATGCTCCTCGGCGTGACGTTCGCTGTCGCCAAAAATTATTTTAAAGATACCTATCTCCGCTTAGAGGAAGCTGTCCGACAATTGGATGCACTCCCTGAATCTCCGAGTTTCCTTGGTGTACTCCCGTCTATCAAAAGGCGGAGCTCCTATCGGCTTCCGCTGATGGTTCACGACGCGCCCACTTCAAGGACTGCTGAGGCGTTTCGTGTGCTACAAACTAAACTGCCGTTCCTGAACCCGGGTGCCTCTGTGAAAACGATTCTCGTCACAAGCGCGACTCGCGGCGAGGGCAAAAGTACGATCTCATCGAATCTTGCCGTTACACTTGCACAGAGAGGCAATAGGGTTTTGCTAATAGATGCCGATATGCGGAGACCTTCGCAACACAATACCTTTCCGAGAGAACAACTCCTTCAAGTAGAGGGCGCGTCTGATACAACTGCGTCTGAATTGCCTGTACCTCACACTGACCCACGCAAACCCGGATTAAGTGAAGCCCTCATCCATCTAAACTCAGAAAACGGGTATGATGTCCTGCGTGCGACAGTCAAGCAGACCGGCATTCCTGATTTATTCTTAGTCCCAAGCGGAACTGTACCGCCGAATCCGATTGAACTTCTCAACTCAGAGATGATGACGGAATGGTTGGAACTCGCAAAAACCGAGTATGATGTTATTGTAATTGACTCACCCCCTGTCCGTGCTGTCGCCGATCCGATGATTTTGGCAAACATTGTTGATGCGATTGTTTACGTCTTTGACATCACGAAAACCCGACGGTTTGACATTCTCACAGGGATACGGCATTTGACAGAAGCCTTTCCTACTAAGGGGATCGGTGTGCTTTGTAATATGATCAATCCGAAACACGCCAAATCTTACGGCTACTACAGTCGCCACGGTAGTTACTATGGGCTTGTGGATGAAGACAGCGAAACAGAATAATATATAGGACTTACGCATTTCCTCTTAAAGTTCCCTGATAAGGCGGATTTAGGGGGTTAGCTCACTAAAAATTACCTCTTTTTGGGTGACTATACTGCTTCTTTGTGTAATTTTGCGTCCGCTTTGGCTTCTAATACTTTTTTCAAATTGGCGTTATGTAAATGAGGGTGTTTCATAAATGGTTATTTTTCATCGAAAACAGGTTTTATAGTAGGTCCCGAAAATAAGTTTACATTTCCTGAGATTTATGTTACCGTTTACGATTATGACACATTCAACAGATTTACGCAAACGCGTCCTTGATTTCATTGATAACGTCTGATGCCAGACGGGGCCCCGCGGCTTTGAACAGGCTTTTATCTTCATAAACGACTTCTTGCGGGAAGCCTCCACCATTGCTGATGCTCCATGTTGTGACGTATTCGCCGAAGTATGGAACCACCGAAAGAACCGACAAACACAACTATACCTGCGAGTGTAGTTTTCAATACCACCGTAACGGTGTAGGTAAAGTATCTCGAGCATCTCTGTGTCCGTGTAGTAGGGGTCTCGCGCTGCCTTTAGGTTTGTATACAGAGACCTCTGTTGACCATGTTTAAACCACGGGAATGTTCCTACGAGAAATAAAGAACCCACTGATTCAACTGTGTGAGTATGTCAATGATAGTAAAATTTGATAGATAATTTTCCATAAGTGCACCTACAAAAAATAAGGGAAAATACATGCGTAATACAATTACATACAGACATTGGCAACCCGGCGACGATGACGCAGTTTTGGAACTGTTGTTACCCACTGAACAATGTAGTGAAGACTATTATCGAAAGAAGTTTGAAAGTTCATGGTGTGAACCTGAAGGCGTACAGTTGGCTTTTGCAAATGACAGAGTTGTTGGACATGTATTTGGCACATGGACTTTACTTTTTTTAGAGGACAAGGCTCAAGATTTTGGATACGTGACACTTGTATACGTTGATCCAGACATGCGTCGTCAAGGTATTGCAACCCGTCTGATGCAAGAACTGAATGCGTACTATAAGAGTAGAAATTATCGCGGGGTTCTGCTTGATACAGATACAGAAGCAGCCTATCAATTATATCGGAAAATCGGCTATCAAGAGGTTACCAGAGAGTTAGAAACGCAAACCTCACCACGTCAAAATCCCTCTCGACTTATATGGACAAAGGTGACCGCTGAAGATTTCGATATTCTACATCAGATCAAAAACAAATGGGCAAGTCAGAATTTTCCTGTTTTTTGGAATCCCCAGCATCCAGAAGTGCATCTGTCTAATATGAAGCAGTACCGTGTTGTGCGTCGCGAATATAACATCGTTGGCTATGCGAAATGGGATGAGCCTTCAAAGCATCTTCCACACGGATTAATTCGGGACCCGGTGGTTCCAGATGAAGACCCGGTGGAGGTAATTACATCTTTACAGGTGGCTTTTCCTGCACCGCGTCCATGGCAAACAGCCGTGGGAAGCAGATATGAAAATCCGCTCCGTTCCCTCGGTTACACGCTCAAACCGACAGGATGGGTAGAGATGATATTGTCCTTTGACCTCCAAATAGATTGGTCCAGACTTGCGCGAACACGACCTTTTTGGTAGTTAAATACATTGAATCTCTAAAACAGAGGGGATTGGCATGAAAGACGAACCAATATCATCCGTTCAACACAGGCAACATAGGAATTAAGACCAGAGCCGACGGCAAAGCTGGTCGAGAAGTCGTTTGTCGAGAACATTATCCGTAATCGTAGGCGGGCGTTGCAGAAGTTTGACGAATGGCTCCAGGGGCGACAGATCACAGACAGGCTGCTCGCTGAATATATCACAGACCTGTTCGACCAGGGCAAAGCTCCAAGAACAATAAGCATTGTGGGATCCGCTGTAAAACGTCCTTCAAGCTCACCTACTGCCCGTATAGAATAATCAGGACTTAGGTATTTCCTCTTAAAGTCTCCTGATAAAGGGAATTTAGGGAGTTTAAAACCTACGACTTCATCTTCCCCAAACTTGCAGGCGGACGCGATGTCCCTACAAACCCGATGAGCACGACCATTGTTAAAATATAGGGCAGACTATGCAGCAGTTGGCCCGGAATGTTCCATCGGTTTGCGAGTTCTAAGGCAGTGGCGAATCCAAAAAGGAAGCATGCCGAGACACCGCTTAACGGTCGCCAGTTCCCGAAGATAACGGCTGCAAGCGCAAGGTAACCCCGTCCGGCCGTCATCCCTTTTGTGAAGTAATGGACTTCGGATGCCAGAAAACATCCACCCGTTCCTGCTAAGAGTCCACTTAACAGTATCCCAAGATATTGCCATTTTGCGCGGCTTAGACTCAGTGCCGCAAGTGCTTCCGTCGATTCGCCTGCCGCCCGCAATCGCAAACCCCACGGTGTTTTAAACAGAAGAATATGGCTTGCCACCATCAATACTGGTAGTAAATAGACTATGAAACTATATGAACCAATAAGTGGCAGCTGCCAGTGCGGAAGTCCACCTACCTGTTTAGAAGCAGGTAAAAGATATTCTGTAATCCCTAACGCCAAAATGTTAATACCTATTCCGGTGACAACCTGCTCCGCGTGAAATGTAACCGTTGCGATAGCATGTACCAAAGAGAGTGCCACGCCAAAACCTATACCGATAAGCAATCCAACCCACGTCGATCCAAAACCCTGCGTTCCAACAACGTAACCAAAAGCTCCAATCAGCATCATCCCTTCTAAGGCGAGGTTAATGACCCCAGAGCGTTCGGAATAAATACCGCCGAGTGCAGCAAATCCCAACGGTGTCGCCATTCGCAATGTACTTGGAATCAATTCAAGAATCATTCTTTTTCCTGGATATACCTTCTATGCAAACTAACCAAATAATCAGCATACCTTGGCCCGCGAGAAATAGACCGCGCGGGATCCCCAGCAAAATGTCGATGTCCAAAGCAACTTTGTTCAATAATCCGAATAGGACAGCTGCAGCCAAGATACCAAAAGGATTATTTCTCCCTAAGAGCGCGACCGCTATGCCAGTGAACCCCCAACCCGAAGAAAAGTTATCCAAATATCGATAACGGTATCCCATCACCTCAGCAACACCGGCTAATCCGGCAACTGCACCACTGAGTGCCATTACCCATACAGTCACAGTGCGCGGGTTGATCCCGCCATAAGAGGCGACATCGCGAGCGTTTCCTACCAAACGGAGTTCGTATCCCCAACGCGTATACGTTAAGAAGATATAACAGAGCAGAACAGACCCACAGGCAATTAGGAAACTCGCGTTTAATGGGTTACTCTGCGGGAGGAATGGGACTAAAAATGCCAATCGTGGGATTCGCGCTGTTTCATGAATTTGTGGCGTCTGTGGAATCATCTGTCCGGGTTCTTGGTAGACTG contains:
- a CDS encoding ABC transporter permease, whose amino-acid sequence is MNIRKLFVSLVGDRTSQSRKFFLSCIPPLLAILVFFLSCGIVVHIRGQDALEFYKIIFFSGFANFDEVGYVLFNATPLVFTGLAVAIGYRSGLFNIGCEGQLYVAAFAAAWIGMHLNLPAFLLIPLCIAAAMIAGAGWGAVPGFLKARYGAHEVINTIMMNFIAFALMNYLVTSVYQEPGQMIPQTPQIHETARIPRLAFLVPFLPQSNPLNASFLIACGSVLLCYIFLTYTRWGYELRLVGNARDVASYGGINPRTVTVWVMALSGAVAGLAGVAEVMGYRYRYLDNFSSGWGFTGIAVALLGRNNPFGILAAAVLFGLLNKVALDIDILLGIPRGLFLAGQGMLIIWLVCIEGISRKKNDS
- a CDS encoding GNAT family N-acetyltransferase, coding for MRNTITYRHWQPGDDDAVLELLLPTEQCSEDYYRKKFESSWCEPEGVQLAFANDRVVGHVFGTWTLLFLEDKAQDFGYVTLVYVDPDMRRQGIATRLMQELNAYYKSRNYRGVLLDTDTEAAYQLYRKIGYQEVTRELETQTSPRQNPSRLIWTKVTAEDFDILHQIKNKWASQNFPVFWNPQHPEVHLSNMKQYRVVRREYNIVGYAKWDEPSKHLPHGLIRDPVVPDEDPVEVITSLQVAFPAPRPWQTAVGSRYENPLRSLGYTLKPTGWVEMILSFDLQIDWSRLARTRPFW
- a CDS encoding ABC transporter permease, producing MILELIPSTLRMATPLGFAALGGIYSERSGVINLALEGMMLIGAFGYVVGTQGFGSTWVGLLIGIGFGVALSLVHAIATVTFHAEQVVTGIGINILALGITEYLLPASKQVGGLPHWQLPLIGSYSFIVYLLPVLMVASHILLFKTPWGLRLRAAGESTEALAALSLSRAKWQYLGILLSGLLAGTGGCFLASEVHYFTKGMTAGRGYLALAAVIFGNWRPLSGVSACFLFGFATALELANRWNIPGQLLHSLPYILTMVVLIGFVGTSRPPASLGKMKS